In Candidatus Cloacimonadaceae bacterium, a single window of DNA contains:
- a CDS encoding PorV/PorQ family protein, translating into MMKHFRLILILSLLFGSALCAQTHENTGLYGYKFLNISTNPLSLALGGRGIHAGGNLAAFINQPASAAIESHRSAGISHTAWLDDIKYNNVFYSQSDRLTHFGLALRNLDYGEIENRDVTGNLIGYYSPLDISLMASYAYRMGPATYFGLNGGVMYQKLNTASSYGVHADLGMTLLPPVRDSRLSFSFRNLGTSSKMEDVETRMPITFETDLSKAYTFESGKLILEASAVKPIDADWKGIFSSELEIYEMIALRGAYKLNHSAENFSTGIGIKLLGLQIDYAWAPFTKGLNDVHAFGVSYNF; encoded by the coding sequence ATGATGAAACACTTTAGATTGATCCTGATCCTGAGCCTGCTTTTTGGCTCGGCACTATGTGCCCAGACGCATGAAAACACAGGCTTGTATGGCTACAAATTCCTCAACATCAGCACCAATCCGCTAAGCTTGGCATTGGGCGGACGCGGCATTCATGCCGGAGGAAATCTTGCCGCATTCATCAACCAACCAGCCAGCGCAGCAATCGAAAGCCACCGCAGCGCTGGAATCTCCCATACCGCTTGGTTGGACGACATCAAATATAATAACGTCTTCTATTCCCAATCAGACCGGCTCACGCATTTTGGACTCGCACTGCGCAATCTGGATTACGGCGAGATCGAAAACCGGGACGTAACCGGCAACCTGATCGGCTACTATTCACCTTTGGATATCAGCTTGATGGCGAGCTATGCCTATCGCATGGGTCCCGCGACCTATTTTGGCTTGAACGGCGGAGTCATGTATCAAAAGCTGAATACCGCCTCCAGCTATGGCGTCCATGCCGATCTGGGTATGACCCTTCTGCCTCCGGTGCGGGATAGCAGATTATCCTTTTCGTTTCGGAACCTGGGCACGTCTTCCAAAATGGAAGACGTGGAGACGCGGATGCCGATCACCTTTGAGACAGACCTCAGCAAAGCTTACACATTTGAGAGCGGCAAGCTCATCCTTGAAGCCAGCGCAGTCAAGCCCATCGACGCAGACTGGAAAGGGATCTTCAGCTCGGAACTGGAAATCTATGAGATGATCGCGCTGCGCGGAGCCTACAAATTGAATCACTCGGCGGAAAACTTCAGCACCGGCATCGGAATCAAGCTGCTCGGGTTGCAGATCGATTATGCCTGGGCGCCTTTCACGAAGGGACTGAACGACGTCCACGCCTTCGGAGTATCCTACAATTTCTAA
- a CDS encoding S8 family serine peptidase: protein MKKILSLILPALMALSCLAALNMEITPGVLLFKTTQPISVRSDRTGLTAFDSYLDQLGASNIIPISGMHTNRYYQVNIAVDPDWTALKNGQYSFTGIEYAQPNFLRKMHLTPNDPLYPLQFHHITSNPQAWNYSTGSSLIVVGIVDSGLLFEHPDLNANIWINQGEIPNNGIDDDGNGYIDDWWGWDFSDAPEMSDVGIGDFTGQDNDPTDENYHGTHVAGIVGAVGNNGIGISGVAWNVKLMAIRAGFRTTQGQGYLQDDDAAAAIIYAADNGCHVLNLSWGDPNYSAIIADACQYAYDKGVTIVASAGNDPGPILSYPARLSTVISVGAVNKTRNLAGFSSYGVDLELVAPGEQILSTYKLEAGEQYFEQSGTSMSSPFVVGAVALLLSLHPGLSPDQVRSRLLNSTDDLGAPGFDQFYGHGLLNSRKLLENTNPPLVTITDPQEFDGVSDSFDIVGTVQTQNFFRYSVMYSTKNAPSSLDWMDVTNHTNLPVYHTAPVTNGTLAHFYLPELMPEGKYLIRIQYENMNGGKYNYYRTVQYDYSAPWLVQNSLQNFKRYDKQNLRYYISAKFNEPVRTELKIIAADGSIFDVYGIAQDSLHVWAVPPQVSPGSIDISVKATNKSNLSIVTPLYPAFMNIVYESVPNYGFQHEVVGSPRVPLAKTFDYNGDGSPEYVAMDLPISGYGNVFAFQPEAGGHVVKHNFNDSFWLLGAGNTNNLGQELLTLRADRAILLETIATQTYPGTAIWEEGAITGGILADYSGDGVDDILLVKNLPAERVIQLYKRSAAGVISAKNTLRNTTSTNLRNTFVPSIIVKNFDTDNQRDILTADTDGDIMMFEVTNDNLHEMSWTTRLPVGNTYQLTSGDYDGNGRQDFFVGGYYRDILNPNLNFWYFEGFKFASNNNYTSMGSIMFNEVLSQNSVQSFDLDNDGKDEIILAISPNLYVLKYINGQFKPVFSENSFRSYTTLAYKDANNRAYFITNYKVSPDSIAAVQWTAEDPFTGPPAPANLLCVPLDHQRVKLTWVDNTAASFRIYRKDDQNNVILIDNVLGNVYEDSGLVSGKTYRYTITAVNHSFSPPESIPLLWQTAIPNPLPVLVSIDIVGSKELRLIFDQQMSNDALNPGCYNLDHNMGIPLSVNSIFNHYGLQVRFRQAFPAITEMFTLALRNVKGITGVALPVNSYTFAYVADVEAPKISEVKVLPGEKSVQITFNEEIMPAGAIHPLNYQLHLPSNDLQNSIDTISHNQDVIIITLNSKLKPSSSAYYLTVHNLSDLFGNTISPQHNIARFALTNIKNLKNLTVYPNPVKPSLHQSCAFINFPAGKKGNISIYDTSGALVFSSAIGPFNPEINNITWRWNISNNSGRKVSSGIYFYVVEMDGEIARGKLAVLR from the coding sequence ATGAAGAAAATACTCTCGTTAATACTGCCGGCGTTGATGGCTTTGAGCTGTCTGGCGGCTTTGAATATGGAAATCACGCCTGGAGTGCTCTTGTTCAAAACAACGCAGCCGATATCCGTGCGATCGGATCGCACCGGATTGACAGCTTTCGACAGCTATCTTGACCAACTTGGCGCGTCTAACATCATTCCCATCAGCGGGATGCACACCAATCGCTATTATCAGGTCAACATAGCTGTTGATCCGGATTGGACAGCACTTAAAAATGGTCAGTACAGCTTTACCGGCATCGAATACGCGCAGCCAAACTTTCTCAGGAAGATGCACCTGACTCCGAACGATCCGCTCTATCCTCTGCAATTTCACCATATTACATCCAATCCCCAAGCCTGGAACTACAGCACCGGCAGCTCGCTCATCGTGGTGGGTATCGTGGATTCAGGATTGCTATTTGAGCATCCGGATCTAAATGCAAACATCTGGATCAACCAAGGCGAGATACCAAATAACGGCATCGACGATGACGGTAATGGATATATCGACGATTGGTGGGGCTGGGATTTTTCGGATGCACCGGAAATGTCGGACGTCGGCATCGGCGATTTTACCGGTCAGGACAACGACCCCACGGATGAAAACTATCACGGCACCCACGTTGCCGGAATAGTCGGTGCGGTTGGAAACAACGGCATCGGCATCAGCGGAGTGGCATGGAACGTGAAATTGATGGCGATCCGTGCCGGTTTCAGAACCACTCAGGGACAGGGTTATCTGCAGGATGATGACGCCGCAGCGGCAATCATTTATGCTGCGGACAACGGCTGCCACGTCCTCAACCTCAGTTGGGGGGATCCAAACTATTCCGCCATCATTGCCGACGCCTGTCAATATGCCTATGACAAAGGCGTCACAATTGTCGCCTCCGCTGGTAACGATCCGGGACCGATCCTCAGTTATCCTGCAAGACTTTCCACCGTGATTTCCGTCGGAGCGGTGAATAAAACCCGCAACCTGGCAGGTTTTTCCAGCTATGGAGTCGATCTCGAACTCGTCGCTCCCGGAGAGCAGATTCTCAGCACCTACAAACTGGAAGCGGGTGAGCAGTATTTCGAGCAAAGCGGAACTTCGATGTCCTCGCCTTTTGTGGTGGGTGCCGTCGCGCTGCTATTGTCTTTGCATCCGGGTCTCTCACCCGATCAAGTGCGCAGCCGTTTGCTAAACTCCACGGACGACCTCGGCGCCCCGGGCTTTGATCAATTCTACGGTCATGGTCTTTTGAACTCGCGCAAACTCCTTGAAAACACCAATCCTCCTTTGGTGACCATCACCGATCCTCAGGAATTTGACGGAGTTTCGGACAGCTTTGACATCGTGGGAACCGTCCAAACACAGAATTTCTTCCGCTACTCGGTGATGTATTCCACCAAGAATGCTCCTTCGTCGCTGGATTGGATGGACGTGACCAATCACACAAACCTCCCCGTCTATCACACCGCACCCGTCACCAACGGAACCTTGGCGCATTTCTATCTGCCGGAACTGATGCCGGAAGGGAAATACCTGATTCGCATCCAGTATGAAAACATGAACGGCGGAAAATACAACTATTATCGAACCGTGCAATACGATTACAGCGCGCCCTGGCTGGTTCAGAACTCGCTGCAGAACTTCAAACGCTATGACAAACAAAATCTTCGCTACTACATATCCGCCAAGTTCAACGAACCGGTGCGCACCGAACTGAAGATCATCGCTGCCGACGGCTCCATTTTTGACGTCTATGGCATTGCGCAGGACAGCTTGCACGTGTGGGCAGTGCCACCGCAAGTATCACCGGGCAGCATCGACATCAGCGTCAAAGCCACTAACAAAAGCAACCTCAGCATCGTGACTCCGCTCTATCCCGCATTCATGAACATCGTCTATGAATCGGTGCCCAACTATGGATTCCAACATGAAGTGGTCGGCTCCCCCCGCGTGCCTTTGGCAAAAACATTTGACTACAACGGGGATGGCAGCCCCGAATACGTCGCCATGGATCTGCCGATTAGCGGATATGGAAACGTCTTTGCCTTCCAACCTGAGGCTGGAGGACACGTCGTCAAGCACAATTTTAACGATTCATTTTGGCTGCTGGGTGCCGGAAACACAAACAACCTGGGACAGGAACTGCTTACCCTGAGAGCTGACCGGGCGATTTTGCTGGAAACGATTGCCACCCAAACCTATCCCGGCACCGCCATCTGGGAAGAAGGTGCCATCACCGGAGGCATTTTGGCAGATTATTCCGGAGACGGCGTGGACGACATCCTGTTAGTCAAAAACCTGCCCGCAGAACGCGTTATCCAGCTTTACAAACGCTCCGCCGCGGGAGTTATCAGTGCCAAAAACACCCTGCGCAACACCACGTCCACCAATCTGCGCAACACCTTCGTTCCCTCCATCATCGTCAAAAACTTTGATACCGACAACCAACGTGACATCCTCACCGCCGACACCGACGGAGATATCATGATGTTTGAAGTGACAAACGACAATCTTCATGAAATGAGCTGGACGACACGCCTGCCTGTCGGAAACACCTATCAACTCACCAGCGGTGATTATGACGGCAACGGTCGCCAGGATTTTTTCGTGGGCGGATACTATCGCGATATCCTCAATCCCAACCTCAATTTCTGGTATTTTGAAGGCTTCAAATTTGCTTCAAACAACAACTACACGAGCATGGGCTCCATTATGTTCAACGAAGTCCTCTCCCAAAACTCCGTCCAGTCCTTTGATTTGGACAACGACGGCAAGGATGAGATCATTCTGGCAATATCCCCCAACCTCTATGTCCTGAAATACATCAATGGACAATTTAAACCGGTCTTCAGCGAAAACAGCTTTCGCAGCTATACCACCCTCGCCTATAAAGATGCCAACAACCGTGCCTATTTCATTACCAACTATAAGGTTAGCCCAGATTCCATCGCTGCTGTGCAGTGGACTGCGGAAGATCCTTTCACCGGACCCCCGGCACCGGCAAACCTGCTCTGCGTTCCGCTTGATCATCAAAGAGTTAAACTCACTTGGGTGGATAACACTGCAGCTTCTTTCCGCATCTACCGCAAGGACGATCAAAACAATGTCATCTTGATCGACAACGTCCTCGGCAACGTCTATGAGGATAGCGGACTCGTTTCCGGAAAGACCTACCGCTATACCATCACGGCGGTTAACCACTCATTCAGTCCGCCGGAAAGTATCCCGTTGCTGTGGCAAACCGCGATCCCCAATCCCCTGCCAGTGCTTGTCAGCATAGATATCGTCGGCAGCAAGGAATTGCGCCTCATCTTTGATCAGCAGATGTCAAACGACGCGCTCAATCCGGGATGCTATAACCTCGACCACAACATGGGGATACCGCTTTCCGTGAACAGCATTTTCAATCATTACGGTTTGCAGGTTCGTTTCCGTCAAGCCTTCCCGGCGATCACGGAGATGTTTACTCTGGCATTGCGCAATGTGAAAGGCATTACCGGCGTGGCGCTACCCGTCAATAGCTATACTTTTGCCTACGTGGCGGATGTGGAAGCTCCCAAAATATCCGAAGTGAAAGTGCTTCCGGGTGAAAAAAGCGTGCAGATCACATTCAATGAAGAGATTATGCCCGCCGGAGCGATCCATCCCCTGAACTATCAACTGCATCTTCCATCAAACGATCTCCAAAATTCGATCGACACCATTTCCCACAACCAGGACGTCATCATCATCACCCTCAATTCCAAGCTGAAACCGAGCAGTAGCGCATATTATCTCACCGTGCACAACCTCAGCGACCTTTTCGGAAACACGATCTCGCCCCAGCACAACATTGCCCGTTTCGCGCTCACAAACATCAAGAATCTCAAAAACCTCACCGTTTACCCCAATCCCGTGAAGCCTTCGCTCCATCAATCCTGCGCCTTCATCAATTTCCCCGCCGGGAAAAAGGGCAATATCTCAATCTACGACACTTCCGGAGCGTTGGTTTTCAGCAGCGCCATCGGTCCCTTCAACCCGGAGATCAACAACATCACCTGGCGTTGGAACATCTCCAACAACAGCGGACGCAAAGTCTCCTCCGGCATCTATTTCTATGTAGTGGAAATGGATGGAGAGATCGCGCGCGGTAAACTCGCCGTATTACGTTGA
- the dacB gene encoding D-alanyl-D-alanine carboxypeptidase/D-alanyl-D-alanine-endopeptidase — protein MNYDSRKTITGGSLRCLLIILILLQISSIIAAVYTVDADSLTQKLDALLRSPLISGATVALGIWELEAGKEVFVRNADANLIPASLQKLYTLSAALHEMGSGHQFVTRFGYRGEIVEQCLNGDLVIIADGDPAWTTDFYLEGAHRIFEHWADSLSTHGIKSINGNVVINVGKFPVYRDSTTWDRGDYAYGYAAISAPFSFNENAIIYEITAGDTMDCETTISVEGGYSYLRFDNIVKTSMQGVKADVSINATDTPNHILISGTIPLESTYRVRAAVPDPHAFASGVMMQYFKEKGIEISGHASFDSAFPANAQMETLFNHPSPPLKDIVGVCMKRSSNLMGEMLYVQLSGGIASTQDKIRSFAATTGVVSNSISAVDGCGLSRKNLLKASYLGKLLVFAQKQPWFKDFFSSLAISGTDGTLKTRLVESPAREKVFAKTGSMRGISNIAGYFTASDGKLYAFVILCNDVPDTTKARQWQDETLEEMVRLCEQGVNIRGSEIIQAPR, from the coding sequence ATGAATTATGACAGCCGCAAAACCATCACCGGCGGCAGCTTACGTTGTCTGCTTATCATATTGATCTTATTGCAGATCAGCAGCATTATCGCCGCCGTTTATACCGTGGATGCAGATAGTCTGACGCAAAAACTGGACGCACTGCTGCGCTCGCCTTTGATCAGTGGCGCGACTGTGGCGCTGGGAATATGGGAGCTGGAGGCTGGCAAAGAGGTCTTTGTTAGAAACGCCGACGCGAATCTGATCCCTGCGTCCCTGCAAAAGCTGTACACCTTGTCTGCCGCGCTGCATGAAATGGGCTCCGGACATCAATTTGTCACTCGCTTTGGCTATCGGGGAGAGATTGTCGAACAATGCCTCAACGGAGACCTTGTCATCATCGCGGACGGCGATCCCGCTTGGACGACGGATTTCTATCTTGAAGGAGCGCACCGGATATTTGAGCATTGGGCGGATTCGCTGAGCACTCACGGCATCAAAAGCATCAATGGCAACGTGGTCATCAACGTCGGCAAATTCCCCGTTTACCGCGATTCCACCACCTGGGACAGGGGGGATTATGCCTATGGCTATGCAGCAATTTCGGCACCTTTTTCCTTCAATGAAAACGCCATCATCTATGAGATCACGGCAGGGGATACGATGGATTGTGAAACCACGATAAGTGTCGAAGGCGGATACTCTTACCTCAGATTTGACAACATAGTGAAGACTTCGATGCAAGGGGTCAAAGCAGATGTCTCGATCAACGCGACGGATACGCCAAATCATATCCTAATCAGCGGAACCATACCTCTGGAAAGCACTTACAGGGTACGAGCCGCGGTGCCAGATCCGCATGCTTTCGCTTCCGGAGTAATGATGCAATACTTCAAGGAAAAAGGCATCGAAATCTCCGGTCATGCATCCTTCGATTCCGCTTTCCCCGCAAACGCACAAATGGAAACGCTTTTCAACCATCCATCACCACCGCTGAAAGACATCGTGGGCGTCTGCATGAAACGCAGCTCAAACCTGATGGGGGAGATGCTCTACGTCCAGCTAAGTGGCGGCATTGCAAGCACTCAGGATAAGATCAGAAGCTTCGCCGCCACCACCGGAGTTGTTTCAAATTCCATCAGCGCGGTCGATGGCTGCGGACTCTCGCGCAAAAACCTACTCAAGGCAAGCTACCTTGGCAAGCTCCTCGTCTTTGCCCAGAAACAGCCATGGTTCAAAGACTTCTTCTCCTCCCTCGCGATCTCCGGCACCGACGGAACCCTCAAAACACGTTTGGTGGAAAGCCCCGCCCGCGAAAAAGTATTTGCCAAAACCGGTTCCATGCGCGGTATCAGCAATATTGCCGGATATTTTACTGCAAGTGACGGCAAACTCTATGCCTTCGTCATCCTCTGCAACGATGTCCCGGACACGACCAAAGCCCGACAGTGGCAAGATGAGACGCTGGAAGAGATGGTGAGATTATGCGAACAGGGAGTGAACATCCGTGGCTCTGAGATTATACAGGCTCCACGTTGA
- the gpmA gene encoding 2,3-diphosphoglycerate-dependent phosphoglycerate mutase codes for MYKIVLIRHGESIWNKENLFTGWTDVDLSEKGVQEAHAAGKRLKEEGFIFDEAWTSVLKRAIRTLWIALDEMDMMYLPIHNDWRLNERHYGALQGLNKAETAARYGDEQVSIWRRSYDIPPPPLTGDDPRFPGIDPRYASLSPDQIPLAESLKDTCKRSLPFWNEIIVPRIYAGRRMIVSAHGNSLRAIVKSLDNISDADIVSLNIPTGIPLVYEFDAGLKVSKRYYLADPEEVAKAEAAVANQAKRKG; via the coding sequence ATGTATAAGATAGTGCTGATCCGCCACGGAGAAAGCATCTGGAACAAAGAAAACCTCTTCACCGGCTGGACGGACGTCGATCTCTCCGAAAAAGGCGTGCAGGAAGCACACGCGGCAGGAAAACGCCTCAAGGAAGAAGGTTTCATCTTTGACGAAGCCTGGACTTCAGTGCTTAAACGCGCCATCCGCACTCTTTGGATCGCCCTCGACGAGATGGATATGATGTATCTGCCCATCCACAACGACTGGCGTCTAAACGAACGACACTACGGAGCTTTGCAGGGATTGAACAAAGCCGAAACTGCAGCCCGCTATGGAGACGAACAAGTGTCCATTTGGCGCCGCAGCTATGATATTCCGCCGCCTCCTCTCACCGGTGACGATCCCCGTTTTCCAGGTATAGATCCTCGCTATGCGTCTCTTTCACCCGATCAAATCCCTCTGGCGGAATCTCTCAAAGACACCTGCAAACGCAGCCTCCCTTTCTGGAACGAGATCATAGTCCCACGCATCTATGCCGGACGCCGGATGATCGTCTCCGCGCATGGAAACAGCCTCCGCGCCATCGTCAAATCCCTGGACAACATCAGCGATGCGGACATCGTTTCATTGAACATCCCCACCGGCATCCCCCTGGTCTATGAATTTGACGCCGGTCTGAAAGTCTCCAAACGCTATTATCTCGCCGATCCTGAGGAAGTCGCCAAAGCCGAAGCCGCGGTGGCGAATCAGGCAAAAAGGAAGGGGTGA
- a CDS encoding cob(I)yrinic acid a,c-diamide adenosyltransferase produces the protein MSIITKTGDRGQTSLYSGERIWKDDARVDAYGSIDELDAHIGDAKHLLANPELQELLIDLQNKLYRVMGELASPTAVYPYPICENDVDEITERIKAFETQTPVTGFVIPGSTPASAKLDICRTIARRAERRVISLSRHEEVSEEILSFMNRLSDFFFIMARHIEAFEGALTYKRTSDRIECKGDR, from the coding sequence ATGAGCATCATCACCAAAACCGGAGACCGAGGACAGACATCCCTCTACAGCGGAGAAAGAATCTGGAAAGACGACGCCCGCGTGGACGCCTATGGCAGCATCGACGAGCTGGATGCCCACATTGGCGATGCCAAACATCTGCTCGCCAATCCCGAATTGCAGGAACTGCTGATCGATCTGCAAAACAAGCTCTACCGCGTGATGGGAGAGCTCGCTTCGCCGACTGCGGTCTATCCGTATCCCATCTGCGAAAACGACGTGGATGAAATCACCGAACGGATCAAAGCTTTTGAAACCCAGACTCCGGTCACAGGGTTCGTGATCCCCGGCTCCACACCCGCTTCAGCAAAACTCGATATCTGCAGAACCATCGCCCGCAGAGCGGAACGCCGCGTGATCTCCCTTTCCCGCCATGAAGAGGTTTCGGAAGAGATTTTGAGCTTCATGAACCGCCTTTCCGATTTCTTCTTTATCATGGCGCGCCATATCGAAGCTTTCGAAGGCGCGCTCACCTATAAAAGAACATCAGATAGGATTGAATGCAAAGGAGATAGATAA
- a CDS encoding RidA family protein has protein sequence MQPISTNHAPAAVGPYSQAVLHKETLFISGQLGIDPATGIMAESFQAQAELVFENLKAILAAAGMSMENAVKVSVFLKDLNNFAAMNDIYARFFSQPYPAREAVEVARLPKDGLIEISLIAMR, from the coding sequence ATGCAACCCATATCGACAAATCACGCCCCCGCGGCGGTAGGTCCATATTCCCAGGCGGTGCTGCACAAGGAGACGCTCTTTATTTCAGGACAGCTTGGCATCGACCCCGCAACCGGCATCATGGCTGAGTCCTTTCAGGCACAGGCGGAACTGGTTTTCGAAAACCTCAAAGCCATCCTCGCGGCTGCCGGTATGAGCATGGAAAACGCCGTCAAAGTGAGCGTCTTTCTGAAGGACTTGAACAATTTTGCCGCAATGAACGATATCTATGCCCGCTTTTTCAGCCAGCCCTATCCCGCCAGGGAAGCAGTGGAGGTTGCGCGGCTGCCCAAAGACGGTTTGATCGAAATCTCGCTGATCGCGATGAGATAA
- a CDS encoding ATP phosphoribosyltransferase regulatory subunit: MATDPLNFHEFMPEDVWKWKLLEQQLDGVLAMHDYEEIRLSVLQDYRVLRDGITALMHGHKAEEVVDNTLNLSQPDNDISLLSLRPEGTISVLHHTARIYKKGEIHRFYYHGPMFRKDKNHQPMEFYQLGVEMLGSDSILSENEVISLGIKLCEGIGLGDVSLKLNSYGCEECRQSYFADLKAYLDDHSAAYCTACIENLKTNPFEDTRCLDPKCVHDVSKGPQITKYLCPKCKDNFQKIKKIQANLGHRYGVDPYLFKNFAYYNETVFDFVIRHGGSEIIVGGGGRYDYLSELITNKKIPAVGFYINLDTVFHILEERGGFGTSTKSFSVYISSQSPEMEMMMLQIAHELHSQRIRTVIGAEITSTEKELSRARKKGCALMILIREENIREGKILLNNLGKEHQEYVALDHIIEAVQIARKALNME; the protein is encoded by the coding sequence ATGGCAACTGATCCGCTCAACTTTCACGAGTTTATGCCCGAGGACGTGTGGAAATGGAAGCTGCTTGAGCAGCAGCTTGACGGCGTTCTGGCGATGCACGATTATGAGGAGATCCGCCTTTCCGTGCTGCAGGATTATCGCGTGTTGCGGGATGGCATCACAGCCCTGATGCATGGACACAAAGCAGAGGAAGTCGTGGACAATACCCTCAATCTTTCCCAGCCGGATAACGATATCAGCCTGCTCAGTCTGCGTCCCGAAGGCACGATCAGCGTGCTGCACCACACCGCCCGCATCTATAAAAAGGGCGAGATTCACCGTTTCTATTACCACGGACCTATGTTTCGCAAGGACAAAAACCACCAGCCGATGGAATTCTATCAACTCGGAGTGGAAATGCTTGGCAGCGACAGCATCCTGTCCGAAAATGAGGTGATCAGCCTCGGAATCAAGCTCTGCGAAGGTATCGGGTTAGGGGACGTCTCCCTCAAATTAAATAGCTATGGTTGCGAGGAATGCCGCCAGTCATATTTTGCCGATCTGAAAGCTTATCTGGATGATCATAGCGCCGCTTATTGCACCGCCTGCATCGAAAACCTCAAGACCAATCCCTTTGAGGACACCCGCTGCCTCGATCCCAAATGCGTTCACGACGTGAGCAAAGGACCTCAGATCACAAAATATCTCTGCCCCAAATGCAAGGATAACTTCCAGAAGATCAAGAAGATCCAGGCAAATCTGGGACACCGTTATGGCGTCGATCCCTATCTCTTCAAGAACTTCGCCTATTACAACGAAACCGTCTTCGATTTCGTCATCCGCCACGGCGGGAGTGAGATCATCGTTGGCGGCGGCGGCAGATATGACTATCTTTCGGAACTCATCACCAACAAGAAGATCCCCGCCGTGGGCTTCTATATCAATTTGGATACGGTCTTTCACATCCTTGAGGAGCGCGGCGGCTTCGGCACAAGCACCAAATCTTTCTCGGTTTATATCAGTTCCCAGTCCCCGGAGATGGAGATGATGATGCTCCAAATCGCCCACGAACTTCACTCCCAGAGGATCAGAACCGTGATCGGCGCCGAAATCACATCCACGGAAAAGGAACTGAGCCGCGCCCGAAAAAAAGGCTGCGCCCTGATGATTCTCATCCGCGAGGAAAACATCCGCGAGGGAAAGATTTTGTTGAATAACCTCGGCAAGGAACATCAGGAATACGTGGCGCTGGATCATATCATCGAAGCTGTGCAGATCGCACGTAAGGCTTTGAACATGGAATGA